A genomic region of Bradyrhizobium sp. ORS 278 contains the following coding sequences:
- a CDS encoding accessory factor UbiK family protein: protein MTQTNNRFFDEIGRLMNDAAGAAQGMKREVDSVIRNQAEKILNDLDIVKREEFEAVKDMARLAREENEALKARIAALEARLGGAAGGQPGTGNADG from the coding sequence ATGACCCAGACCAACAACCGGTTTTTCGACGAGATCGGCCGCCTGATGAACGACGCCGCCGGCGCCGCCCAGGGCATGAAGCGCGAGGTCGATTCCGTGATCCGCAACCAGGCCGAAAAGATCCTGAACGATCTGGACATCGTGAAGCGCGAGGAGTTCGAGGCGGTCAAGGACATGGCCCGGCTCGCCCGCGAGGAGAACGAGGCGCTGAAGGCCCGGATCGCGGCGCTGGAGGCCCGACTGGGCGGGGCGGCCGGCGGTCAGCCGGGCACCGGCAACGCGGACGGTTGA
- a CDS encoding 50S ribosomal protein L25/general stress protein Ctc: MATVRELKATARPSVGKGAARAERRAGRVPGVIYGDNQPPLPISVEDRELRQRILAGRFLTTIFDVTLDGKKHRVIPRDFHLDPVKDFPIHVDFMRLGQGATIRVSVPLHVVGSEGSPGVKRGGTVNIVTHTLELECLAENIPQFIEADVSALEINHSLHVSDVKLPTGVKTLSRGEDATLVTIVPPSGYGEEQKAAAGAAAAPAAAAAPAAGAKAPAAAAKAPAAAAKAPEKKK; the protein is encoded by the coding sequence ATGGCGACCGTCAGAGAACTGAAGGCGACCGCCCGTCCGTCAGTCGGCAAGGGGGCCGCACGGGCAGAGCGTCGCGCCGGGAGAGTGCCCGGAGTGATTTATGGAGACAACCAGCCCCCGCTGCCGATCTCGGTGGAAGACCGCGAGTTGCGCCAGCGCATCCTCGCCGGCCGGTTTCTGACCACGATCTTCGACGTCACCCTCGACGGCAAGAAGCACCGGGTGATCCCGCGCGACTTCCATCTCGATCCGGTCAAGGACTTCCCGATCCACGTCGACTTCATGCGGCTCGGCCAGGGCGCGACCATCCGCGTCAGCGTGCCGCTGCACGTGGTCGGCTCGGAAGGCTCGCCGGGGGTGAAGCGTGGCGGCACGGTCAACATCGTGACCCACACGCTCGAGCTCGAGTGCCTCGCGGAGAACATCCCGCAGTTCATCGAGGCCGATGTCAGCGCGCTGGAAATCAACCACTCGCTGCACGTCTCCGACGTCAAGCTGCCGACCGGCGTGAAGACGCTGTCGCGTGGTGAGGACGCGACCCTCGTGACCATCGTGCCGCCGTCGGGCTATGGTGAGGAGCAGAAGGCCGCCGCTGGCGCTGCCGCGGCCCCGGCCGCTGCCGCCGCTCCGGCCGCCGGTGCCAAGGCTCCCGCTGCCGCTGCGAAGGCCCCTGCTGCCGCGGCCAAGGCCCCCGAGAAGAAGAAGTAA
- the pth gene encoding aminoacyl-tRNA hydrolase: MLLFVGLGNPGAKYSRNRHNIGFMAVDEISRRHRFSPWRRRFQGETSEGTLDSERVILLKPTTYMNESGRAVQEAASFFKLGVGDVTVFQDELELAPGKLRVKVGGGIAGHNGLRSISAHLGNDYRRVRLGIGHPGVKELVHGHVLSDFAKSEMPWVEALCEAVADNAELLTGKRDSTFANKVHLALQAKGFLDKGDAGAA; this comes from the coding sequence ATGCTGCTGTTCGTCGGTCTCGGCAATCCCGGCGCGAAATATTCGCGCAACCGGCACAATATCGGCTTCATGGCCGTGGACGAGATTTCTCGACGCCACCGCTTCTCGCCGTGGCGCCGCAGGTTTCAGGGCGAGACCTCGGAAGGCACGCTCGACAGCGAGCGCGTCATTCTGCTGAAGCCCACGACCTATATGAACGAATCCGGCCGTGCCGTGCAGGAAGCGGCTAGCTTCTTCAAGCTCGGCGTCGGCGACGTCACCGTGTTTCAGGACGAGCTCGAGCTTGCCCCGGGCAAGCTGCGCGTGAAGGTCGGCGGCGGCATCGCGGGCCACAACGGGCTGCGTTCGATCTCGGCGCATCTCGGCAACGACTACCGCCGCGTCCGCCTCGGCATCGGCCATCCCGGCGTCAAGGAGCTGGTGCACGGCCACGTGCTGTCGGACTTCGCCAAGAGCGAGATGCCCTGGGTCGAGGCGCTGTGCGAGGCGGTGGCCGACAACGCGGAATTGCTGACCGGCAAGCGCGACTCCACCTTCGCCAACAAGGTGCATCTGGCGCTGCAGGCCAAGGGTTTTCTGGACAAGGGCGACGCCGGCGCCGCGTGA
- the ychF gene encoding redox-regulated ATPase YchF — MGFKCGIVGLPNVGKSTLFNALTETAAAQAANYPFCTIEPNVGEVAVPDPRLEKLAAIAKSGQIIPTRLTFVDIAGLVRGASKGEGLGNQFLANIREVDAIAHVVRCFEDSDITHVEGKIAPLADIETIETELMLADLDSLEKRVDNLAKKAKGGDKDAKEQHDLVTRALVLLRDGKPARLLERKPEEERAFGMLGLLSSKPVLYVCNVEEGSAKDGNSFSQAVFARAKEEGAIAVVISAKIESEIATLSREERVDFLETLGLEEAGLDRLIRAGYQLLDLITYFTVGPKEARAWTIHRGTKAPAAAGVIHTDFEKGFIRAETIAYADYVALGGEAGAREGGKLRLEGKEYVVADGDVMHFRFNN, encoded by the coding sequence ATGGGATTCAAATGCGGGATCGTCGGTCTGCCCAACGTCGGCAAGTCGACGCTGTTCAACGCGCTGACGGAGACGGCGGCGGCGCAGGCGGCGAACTATCCGTTCTGCACCATCGAGCCGAATGTCGGCGAGGTCGCCGTGCCCGATCCCCGGCTGGAAAAGCTTGCGGCGATCGCCAAGTCCGGCCAGATCATTCCGACCAGGCTGACCTTCGTCGACATCGCGGGCCTGGTGCGGGGCGCCTCCAAGGGTGAAGGCCTGGGCAACCAGTTCCTCGCCAACATTCGCGAGGTCGACGCGATCGCGCATGTCGTGCGCTGCTTCGAGGATTCCGACATCACCCATGTCGAGGGCAAGATCGCCCCGTTGGCCGACATCGAGACTATCGAGACCGAGCTGATGCTGGCCGATCTCGACAGCCTCGAGAAGCGGGTCGACAATCTGGCGAAGAAGGCCAAGGGCGGCGACAAGGACGCCAAGGAGCAGCACGATCTCGTCACCCGCGCGCTGGTGCTGCTGCGCGACGGCAAGCCGGCGCGGCTGCTCGAGCGCAAGCCCGAGGAGGAGCGCGCCTTCGGCATGCTCGGACTCTTGAGCTCAAAGCCGGTGCTGTACGTCTGCAACGTCGAGGAAGGCTCGGCCAAGGACGGCAACAGCTTCTCGCAGGCGGTGTTCGCCCGCGCCAAGGAGGAAGGCGCGATCGCGGTGGTGATCTCGGCCAAGATCGAGTCGGAGATCGCGACCCTGTCGCGCGAGGAGCGCGTCGATTTTCTCGAGACGCTCGGGCTCGAAGAGGCCGGCCTCGACCGGCTGATCCGCGCCGGCTATCAGCTGCTCGACCTCATCACCTACTTCACCGTCGGCCCGAAGGAGGCCCGCGCCTGGACCATCCATCGCGGCACCAAGGCGCCGGCGGCGGCGGGCGTCATTCACACCGATTTCGAGAAGGGCTTCATCCGCGCCGAGACCATCGCCTATGCAGACTACGTCGCGCTCGGCGGCGAGGCGGGCGCGCGCGAGGGCGGCAAGCTCAGGCTCGAGGGCAAGGAGTATGTCGTCGCCGACGGCGACGTGATGCACTTCCGCTTCAACAATTAG
- a CDS encoding DUF4282 domain-containing protein, with translation MLEFRDLFQWDRFITPTIIKTFYWLVIALVILWGIRGVFTGLAEMAISPFGGFLLLLSSLAGIIVGMVLSRIVAEFVLIVFRINEHLGAIREQGRM, from the coding sequence ATGTTGGAATTTCGCGATTTGTTCCAGTGGGACCGCTTCATCACGCCCACCATTATCAAGACGTTCTATTGGCTCGTCATTGCCCTCGTCATCCTCTGGGGAATCCGCGGTGTCTTCACCGGGCTTGCCGAGATGGCGATCAGCCCGTTCGGCGGCTTCCTGCTGCTGCTCTCGTCGCTCGCCGGCATCATCGTCGGCATGGTGCTGTCGCGCATCGTCGCCGAGTTCGTGCTGATCGTCTTCCGCATCAACGAGCATCTCGGCGCGATCCGCGAGCAGGGGCGGATGTAG
- a CDS encoding MaoC family dehydratase encodes MTLTFEDFPPGPFGSFGPRHVTRDEIIAFASEFDPQPMHVDEDAAKQSMLRGLSGSGWHLCSVMMRMMFDGFIGRTASLGSPGVNEVRWLSPLRPDDALMLDVEVVEARVSRSRPATGIVTFKCSVRNAAGEKLCEMVSPIIVERRGEAG; translated from the coding sequence ATGACCCTCACCTTCGAAGATTTTCCCCCCGGCCCTTTCGGCAGCTTCGGCCCGCGCCACGTCACCCGCGACGAGATCATCGCATTCGCGTCCGAGTTCGATCCGCAGCCCATGCATGTCGATGAAGACGCCGCCAAACAGTCGATGCTCCGGGGCCTCTCAGGCTCCGGCTGGCACCTCTGCTCGGTGATGATGCGAATGATGTTCGATGGCTTCATCGGCCGCACCGCTTCGCTCGGCTCGCCCGGTGTCAACGAGGTGCGCTGGCTGTCGCCGCTGCGGCCCGATGACGCGCTGATGCTCGATGTCGAGGTGGTGGAGGCGCGCGTGTCGCGGAGCCGGCCGGCGACGGGGATCGTTACGTTCAAATGCAGCGTGCGCAATGCGGCTGGCGAGAAGCTCTGCGAGATGGTGTCGCCGATCATCGTCGAGCGGCGTGGGGAGGCGGGCTGA
- a CDS encoding MaoC family dehydratase has translation MRFFEDLQVGQRRELGAYTFTAEEIKRFAAQFDPQRFHLDEEEGRNSLFGGLAASGWHVGSVCMKLIVADNQRLAELARARGETVVLGGPSPGFRELRWIRPVLAGDTITFSSEIDSLRASASRPQWGILQARNSGHNQRGELVFSVLASVFVPRRHTG, from the coding sequence ATGCGCTTCTTCGAGGATCTTCAGGTCGGCCAGCGCCGCGAGCTCGGCGCCTACACGTTCACGGCTGAGGAGATCAAACGCTTCGCCGCGCAGTTCGATCCGCAGCGCTTTCATCTCGATGAGGAGGAAGGCCGCAATTCGCTGTTCGGCGGGCTCGCCGCCTCGGGCTGGCATGTCGGCTCCGTCTGCATGAAGCTGATCGTCGCGGACAATCAGCGTCTCGCCGAGCTCGCCCGCGCGCGCGGCGAGACGGTCGTGCTGGGCGGACCGTCGCCAGGATTCCGCGAGCTGCGCTGGATCAGACCCGTTCTTGCGGGCGATACGATCACCTTTTCGAGCGAGATTGATTCGCTCCGCGCCTCCGCCTCGCGCCCGCAATGGGGCATCCTGCAAGCGCGCAACAGCGGCCATAATCAACGCGGCGAGTTGGTGTTTTCCGTGCTCGCATCGGTGTTTGTGCCACGACGACACACGGGTTGA
- a CDS encoding nuclear transport factor 2 family protein: MTEHSLWRLSRALHRAINDRQFDALAEILDDDIDWAIYGPIDMFPFLGARLGKEAVLDTVRQIANNVHIRKLERETLMLDESAAATMVRCAMTTQDSEKPITARLAQFMQFRAGKLARLRILIDTFDLVEQTLGHPIDLPRIGSIA, from the coding sequence ATGACGGAGCACAGCCTCTGGCGTCTGTCGCGTGCATTGCATCGCGCGATCAACGATCGCCAATTCGACGCGCTCGCCGAGATACTCGACGACGACATCGATTGGGCCATCTACGGTCCGATTGATATGTTTCCTTTTCTCGGAGCCCGTCTCGGCAAGGAGGCTGTGCTCGACACCGTCAGGCAAATCGCGAACAACGTCCACATTCGCAAGCTTGAGCGCGAGACGCTGATGCTGGACGAAAGCGCTGCAGCCACGATGGTCCGCTGCGCGATGACGACGCAGGACTCTGAAAAGCCGATCACAGCGCGTCTTGCCCAGTTCATGCAATTTCGCGCCGGAAAACTCGCGCGGCTGCGTATCCTCATCGACACGTTCGATCTGGTGGAGCAGACGCTGGGTCATCCGATCGACCTTCCCCGGATCGGCAGCATCGCATAG
- a CDS encoding nuclear transport factor 2 family protein, whose amino-acid sequence MIEPINKQRVRKLLEAHAAGDFDVVLAHCSDDIEHFASAPIDIFPHLGRRQGKAAVREMWEVTRSRYADIRHEIVTLICEGDQVAADLRVFLRKRDNERIVQYDLAAFYTLRDGRISRIREIMDTFDLVQQVLECDLGGLLAAKTARA is encoded by the coding sequence ATGATCGAGCCCATCAACAAGCAGCGCGTGCGCAAGCTGCTCGAGGCCCATGCCGCCGGAGACTTTGATGTGGTTCTCGCTCATTGCAGCGATGACATCGAACACTTCGCCTCGGCTCCGATCGACATCTTTCCCCATCTTGGTCGGCGGCAGGGCAAGGCCGCGGTGCGCGAGATGTGGGAGGTCACACGAAGCCGCTATGCCGACATCCGGCATGAGATCGTGACCCTGATCTGTGAAGGCGACCAGGTGGCTGCCGACCTCCGCGTCTTCCTGCGCAAGCGCGACAATGAGCGGATCGTGCAATATGATCTCGCCGCCTTCTACACCTTGCGCGATGGCCGGATCAGCCGCATCCGCGAGATCATGGACACGTTCGACCTCGTGCAGCAGGTGCTGGAATGTGATCTCGGCGGACTGCTCGCCGCCAAGACCGCCCGCGCCTGA
- a CDS encoding benzoate/H(+) symporter BenE family transporter, with translation MFNAIERPPGHPPSAARLAGDFGPLYAAHGFIGWLFAITGPVAIVLSVGANGGLSRAEIASWIFGVFFINGLITLLLSWRYREPLVLFWTIPGTVLVGQSLTHLSFAQVVGAFYGTALLMFILGLSGWVKRAMQLVPMPIVMGMVAGVFLRFGLDLVRSVLGEFAIAGPMVMVWLILTALPSLGRRCPPIIGALVIGTVAAILLGKYDHSASLQLALIHPVVPTPSWSLPAMIELIVPLAVTVLVVQNGQGFAVLSAAGHKPPVNLVTVACGIGSALAAIVGGVSTCLTGPTNAIVVSGGEPDRHYTAAMMVGVLALGFGLLAPTFTTLLLIAPKALITALAGLAMLRVLQTAFVTAFKTNFSLGALVAFLVTVADGPLLNIGAAFWGLVAGFAISWMLERADFTAAGA, from the coding sequence ATGTTCAATGCCATTGAACGGCCGCCCGGCCATCCACCTTCCGCAGCCCGACTGGCCGGCGATTTCGGTCCGCTCTACGCCGCGCACGGCTTCATCGGCTGGCTGTTCGCGATCACCGGTCCGGTCGCGATCGTTTTGTCGGTCGGCGCCAATGGCGGGCTCTCGCGGGCCGAGATCGCGTCGTGGATCTTCGGCGTGTTCTTCATCAACGGTCTGATCACGCTCCTGCTGTCCTGGCGTTATCGCGAACCGCTCGTGCTGTTCTGGACCATCCCCGGCACGGTGCTGGTCGGCCAATCGCTGACTCATCTCAGCTTCGCGCAGGTGGTCGGCGCATTCTACGGCACCGCGCTGTTGATGTTCATACTCGGGCTCTCCGGGTGGGTGAAGCGCGCGATGCAATTGGTGCCGATGCCGATCGTCATGGGAATGGTCGCCGGCGTCTTCCTGCGCTTCGGCCTCGACCTGGTGCGCTCCGTGCTCGGCGAATTCGCCATCGCCGGTCCCATGGTCATGGTCTGGCTGATACTCACCGCGCTGCCTTCGCTCGGCCGGCGTTGTCCGCCCATCATCGGCGCGCTCGTGATCGGGACCGTCGCGGCGATCCTGCTCGGCAAATATGACCACAGCGCCTCACTGCAGCTTGCGTTGATCCATCCAGTCGTTCCGACGCCGTCCTGGTCGCTCCCCGCCATGATCGAGCTGATCGTTCCGCTCGCGGTCACCGTGCTCGTGGTGCAGAACGGCCAGGGCTTTGCGGTGCTGAGCGCCGCGGGCCATAAGCCGCCTGTCAATCTCGTCACGGTCGCCTGCGGCATCGGCTCGGCACTGGCCGCCATCGTCGGTGGCGTCTCGACCTGTCTCACCGGCCCGACCAATGCCATCGTCGTCTCCGGCGGCGAGCCTGATCGTCATTATACCGCTGCGATGATGGTCGGCGTTCTGGCGCTCGGCTTCGGCCTGCTGGCCCCCACTTTCACGACACTGCTGCTGATCGCGCCGAAGGCGCTGATCACCGCGCTGGCGGGCCTCGCCATGCTGCGCGTGCTACAGACGGCGTTCGTGACCGCGTTCAAGACGAACTTCTCGCTCGGCGCCCTCGTCGCCTTTCTCGTCACCGTGGCCGACGGACCGCTGCTCAACATCGGCGCGGCGTTCTGGGGACTCGTCGCGGGCTTCGCGATCTCCTGGATGCTGGAGCGTGCGGATTTCACGGCGGCGGGCGCGTAG